GTAGTTTCATTTGATACTATGGTACAGACAACTGAGAAATCCATAGTTTTCTGAACAATTTTGCCTCAGTGTTTCTACAGTGTCGATGCCATGGATCAGCTCTTGGAACGGACTGGATGGTATTGTAGCTGAACTAGCTTTCCAGAAACCTTTTGCCAGTTTGCAGTCAACAGGGAGCCCCTTTTTCACCAGACATggttaaaaaccagaaaatggtGCCTGCCAGTGCCTGTCTCAATGGGTACATAAAACTGCCTTGGCAACAGCTGTCACTGGTAATGGCaacagcaggagctcagggctgagcGGGTGCAGAGGTGGACGATGCAGCAGGCTGCTTCCAGTGCCTCTTGCAATGCAAGCACAGTGAAAAGTGAGCAACGTGCTGTGGATCCAGCTCATGCTGCTGCTAAAGCTGTTGTAGCTGGGGAAGGTGAGGTCGGTGGAAGATACTGATTTCATAGGCGTTCTCAGAAATTCAtgcaaaaaccccacaaacttCACTGattcatacattttaaaagatgtttaaTGGGAATACTCGGGACCTGGATGGCTAAAGAGGAGACCTGCCATCTCCTTCCCTTTACCCTGTTGAAATCCAGAAGGGACAGTCACATCCTGAGGGGCTGGTGCCAGTAACAGCGGGTGGTGGCAGGGAGATAAAAACGAACACGACATTCCAGGCTGCTATCTCCTATCTGAGGAAGAGAAGCCACCCGTGAACTCCGGGGCTGCTGAACGGCCCGAGCCCCGCGGGCAGGGCAGGACGGCCTCTCCCGGTGCGGCAGAGGCGGGcagcgggagcggggctgggagcgggaTCGGGACTGGGAGCGGGATCCGGACTGGGAGCGGGATCCGGactgggagcggggctgggagcaggatcgGGACTGGGAGCGGGATCCGGactgggagcggggctgggagcgggaTCGGTACTGGGAGCGGGATCCGGACTGGGAGCGGGATCCGGactgggagcggggctgggagcggggtCCGGACTGGGAGCGGGAtcggggctgggagcgggagcgggactgggagcgggagcgggactgggagcgggagcgggacTGGGAGCGGGATCCGGACTGGGAGCGGGATCCGGACTGGGAGCGGGGTCCGGACTGGGAGCGGGAtcggggctgggagcgggagcgggactgggagcgggagcgggacTGGGAGCGGGATCCGGACTGGGAGCGGAGCTGGGAGCGGGGTCCGGactgggagcggggctgggagcggggtCCGGACTGGGAGCGGGAtcggggctgggagcgggagcgggacTGGGAtcggggctgggagcgggaTCCGGactgggagcggggctgggagcggggtCCGGACTGGGAGCGGGCGGCTCTGGGCATCTGGGCAGGGCAGCGCGCTCCCTCCTGCGGCTCCCGAGCGCCAGCAGGAGGTTGGTTTCCCTGAAGAACCGCTGTTTGCGGGCCCCACGCCATCCTCCTTGCTAGAGTCGTCTGGAACTAGTCAAAGTGCGGTCTGAGCAGAGCTCTTGAGTGTTTGCAATGCCACCAGCAGCCCAGCTAaaggaggggatgggaaggcAAAGGAGGAAAATGCCTCTGAATGACTTGAGAGCTCCAGTGACAGAAATGCCCAGTGACACAATACACCTGACCAAGCATTGCTCGTCAGATATTCACTCAGGAAGCCTTCCCCAGGCATAAGAAGGGCTGTTGTGTTTCATACCACAGGTTTGTCTTTATCGAAAACACCAGCATCGTGTATCAAAGCCATCAAGTTTCCGTGACTCAGCTCCTGATATGGGAGCGCGTCTTTGTACTGAAATATCCAATGACTCTGCGAAAAAAGGAAGGACATCAATGCTTAAAATGGTAAAGTCACAGAACTAACCTCTCACCCTTAGAAAATAATCAGTCCTTA
The nucleotide sequence above comes from Oenanthe melanoleuca isolate GR-GAL-2019-014 chromosome 2, OMel1.0, whole genome shotgun sequence. Encoded proteins:
- the LOC130249363 gene encoding serine/arginine-rich splicing factor 4-like, whose protein sequence is MAWGPQTAVLQGNQPPAGAREPQEGARCPAQMPRAARSQSGPRSQPRSQSGSRSQPRSQSRSRSQPRSRSQSGPRSQPRSQSGPRSQLRSQSGSRSQSRSRSQSRSRSQPRSRSQSGPRSQSGSRSQSGSRSQSRSRSQSRSRSQSRSRSQPRSRSQSGPRSQPRSQSGSRSQSGSRSQYRSRSQPRSQSGSRSQSRSCSQPRSQSGSRSQSGSRSQSRSRSQPRSRCPPLPHRERPSCPARGARAVQQPRSSRVASLPQIGDSSLECRVRFYLPATTRCYWHQPLRM